One region of Oscillatoria salina IIICB1 genomic DNA includes:
- a CDS encoding phasin family protein — translation MNNENWIQQLFMVGIGTTSLVTEKLREASEQLVRDGKVNPDQAKAMVDEVMEKINTDRGNIEGQMERQLRHLLQDLGVPRQSEMDELRGRIDRLERQVRDLENKLWR, via the coding sequence ATGAATAATGAAAATTGGATTCAACAGTTATTTATGGTTGGTATTGGGACAACCTCTTTGGTAACTGAGAAGTTGCGCGAAGCTAGCGAACAGTTGGTGCGAGATGGTAAAGTTAATCCCGACCAAGCTAAGGCGATGGTTGATGAGGTGATGGAGAAAATTAACACCGATCGCGGTAATATCGAAGGGCAGATGGAACGACAATTGCGCCATTTGTTACAAGATTTGGGTGTTCCTCGTCAGTCGGAAATGGATGAGTTACGGGGACGCATAGATCGTCTGGAACGTCAAGTACGAGATTTGGAAAATAAGCTTTGGCGTTAA